One genomic window of Magnolia sinica isolate HGM2019 chromosome 3, MsV1, whole genome shotgun sequence includes the following:
- the LOC131239070 gene encoding uncharacterized protein LOC131239070: MDVNLHGCVLGEDRETGPVRRDYIARFNEEALQVEDYDDKMALSAIFSGLKEEKFAFSIKKKPPKTSDKLITRAQKYANAKEFSNARKSVQVTKPTGKGKRPRNEEPQTPSKGPDDRAPRDRHPSRKPEGKFHSYTPFNTSTEQIFLDIQGQKLLNWPVCMNADPNHRDKCKYCHFHRDHDHNTTDCMDLKDEIKTLIRKGHLRRYTKEEKMARKEEREQSNNTPEEPAEIRTIFCDSSSGGDSNRARKAYFQKSDPEHYIHVTERPSKELRASLCSLTLTEDGVRKIQHPHDDALMVTMTITNHKVYRILVDTGSSADMIYSEAFERMGIPRSRLRPVKTPLHGFTGKRVISEGVISLPVTTGEGQHQATLMVDFLVVNVSSLHNIILGRPSLNAMRAVVSVFHLMMKFPAEDGTGYLRGEQREAPRCYAIAVKKGSVKQALTVNILDPKGPTEDSSVEDLEKVSLDEADPNKTIQLGTSLSSEQQSEMLTFLRRHKDVFA, translated from the coding sequence ACTACATCGCTCGTTTCAATGAAGAAGCATTACAGGTGGAGGACTATGACGACAAGATGGCGCTCTCTGCAATATTCAGTGGTCTAAAAGAGGAGAAGTTCGCATTCTCCATCAAGAAGAAGCCTCCGAAAACATCAGATAAGCTCATCACCAGAGCTCAAAAGTACGCTAACGCTAAGGAATTCTCCAACGCTCGCAAGAGTGTTCAAGTAACAAAGCCGACTGGCAAAGGAAAGAGGCCAAGGAATGAAGAACCTCAGACACCTAGCAAAGGGCCAGATGACCGCGCTCCTCGCGATCGTCATCCAAGCAGAAAACCAGAAGGTAAATTCCATTCCTACACCCCCTTCAACACATCCACCGAGCAGATTTTTCTGGACATCCAAGGGCAGAAGCTTCTGAATTGGCCTGTTTGTATGAATGCCGACCCGAATCATCGAGACAAATGCAAGTATTGTCATTTTCACCGAGATCATGACCACAACACAACCGACTGCATGGACCTCAAGGATGAGATTAAGACCCTCATTCGTAAAGGTCATTTGCGCCGATATACCAAGGAAGAAAAAATGGCTCGAAAAGAAGAACGAGAGCAGTCGAATAACACCCCAGAAGAGCCAGCCGAGATCCGCACCATCTTCTGTGACTCGTCTAGTGGAGGTGACTCAAACCGTGCCAGAAAAGCTTATTTTCAGAAGTCTGATCCAGAACATTACATCCACGTGACCGAGCGGCCTAGCAAGGAACTCCGGGCCAGCCTATGCAGTCTGACCTTGACGGAAGACGGCGTGCGCAAAATCCAACATCCGCATGATGACGCCCTAATGGTTACTATGACCATTACCAACCACAAGGTGTACCGCATCTTGGTCGACACTGGAAGCTCGGCCGATATGATCTACTCCGAAGCTTTTGAAAGAATGGGCATTCCAAGGTCACGCctcagacctgtgaagacccccctGCACGGCTTTACAGGAAAAAGGGTAATCTCTGAAGGAGTTATCTCCCTCCCCGTGACCACgggagaaggacaacatcaagCCACCCTCATGGTGGACTTCCTCGTTGTCAATGTGTCATCATTGCATAACATCATTCTGGGCAGACCTTCTCTCAATGCAATGAGGGCAGTCGTCTCCGTCTTtcatctgatgatgaagtttCCCGCCGAGGATGGAACAGGTTACCTCCGAGGCGAGCAGCGCGAAGCTCCGAGATGTTACGCTATAGCAGTAAAGAAAGGGTCCGTGAAACAAGCACTCACTGTCAACATCTTAGATCCTAAAGGACCTACAGAGGACTCCTCTGTGGAAGACCTGGAGAAAGTATCGCtcgatgaagcagatccaaacaagACCATTCAGCTCGGAACGTCATTAAGTTCTGAACAACAGTCTGAAATGCTGACTTTCCTACGGCGACATAAAGATGTCTTTGCATAG